Proteins encoded together in one Aminipila butyrica window:
- a CDS encoding ornithine cyclodeaminase family protein, producing MKVSILGRKNLEQVLELPSVIEGVKSAYRLKAAGKTVVWPLVSYDFEEVGGVMDIRSGCIFGENLHGLKMLNNFPANTEKGLPPFNGMLMIFDSTTGIPLGVMDAAYITCMRTGAAGAIGAQALARSDSEVLLILGAGKQSIYQIAAALTLLPGIKKVYIADALNQEHARTFAAACAERLQKDFSLECSQGAFLAAEDLAAAVGESDIIITITPSRSPVILKEWVKPGTHFSCIGADMEGKEEIDPTLFQGAKIYADDVKQCVQVGEMELPIKQGVIREADIAGEIGQVLSGEIPGRCSEEEITIFDATGLALLDLVTGKRAIDLAQAKELGILADI from the coding sequence ATGAAGGTATCAATCTTAGGACGAAAAAATCTAGAACAGGTGCTGGAGCTGCCCAGTGTCATCGAAGGAGTAAAATCGGCCTATCGGCTGAAGGCGGCGGGAAAAACGGTGGTTTGGCCCTTGGTATCCTATGATTTTGAAGAGGTCGGCGGGGTGATGGACATTCGCTCCGGGTGTATTTTCGGTGAGAATCTCCACGGTTTGAAAATGCTGAATAATTTTCCGGCTAACACCGAGAAGGGGCTGCCGCCTTTTAATGGTATGCTGATGATTTTTGATTCCACCACAGGTATTCCTTTGGGCGTTATGGATGCGGCCTATATCACCTGCATGCGGACGGGGGCGGCAGGGGCTATAGGAGCCCAGGCCTTGGCCAGGAGCGATTCAGAGGTACTTTTAATCCTGGGAGCAGGAAAGCAGTCCATCTATCAGATTGCAGCGGCCTTAACCCTTCTGCCAGGCATCAAAAAGGTTTATATAGCTGACGCTCTGAATCAAGAACATGCCAGAACTTTTGCTGCCGCTTGTGCTGAACGTCTTCAGAAAGATTTTTCCTTAGAATGCAGCCAGGGGGCGTTTTTGGCTGCGGAAGATTTAGCTGCGGCGGTGGGGGAAAGCGACATCATCATCACCATTACGCCCTCCCGCAGCCCGGTCATTCTCAAGGAGTGGGTAAAGCCGGGCACCCATTTCAGCTGCATTGGGGCAGATATGGAAGGAAAGGAAGAAATTGACCCGACCTTATTCCAGGGAGCCAAAATTTATGCTGACGATGTGAAGCAATGTGTGCAGGTAGGGGAGATGGAGCTGCCGATTAAACAGGGAGTTATACGTGAGGCTGATATTGCTGGAGAGATTGGTCAGGTGCTGAGCGGAGAAATACCTGGCCGCTGCTCCGAAGAGGAGATTACCATCTTTGATGCCACTGGTTTGGCGTTGTTAGACTTGGTTACAGGCAAGCGTGCCATCGATTTAGCTCAAGCTAAAGAGTTGGGAATCTTAGCGGATATTTAA